From one Lotus japonicus ecotype B-129 chromosome 3, LjGifu_v1.2 genomic stretch:
- the LOC130747349 gene encoding 1-aminocyclopropane-1-carboxylate oxidase homolog 12-like, whose protein sequence is MGTNATSEVANFHYMLSERKAFDETKAGVKGLVDAGVKKIPTLFHRQPDKFEKASNLGNHVIPVIDLASIDKDPTLRQEIVHKLREASETWGFFQVVNHGIPLSVLEEIKNGVKRFFEQDSEVTKGFYTRDKVKSFTYNSNFDIYSSPALNWRDTFTCYMAPDAPKPEDLPVVCRDILLEYGKHVMNLATLLFELLSEALGLNPSHLKDMGCAEGLVALGHYYPACPEPQLTVGTTKHSDADFLTVLLQDHIGGLQVLHQNEWVNVTPESGALVVNVGDFLQIITNDRFKSVEHRVLANHVGPRISVACFFSTGHRSSSKLYGPIKELLSKDNPPKYRGITVADYSAYFEEKGMDGTTALTHYML, encoded by the exons ATGGGAACCAATGCTACAAGTGAAGTGGCTAACTTTCACTATATGCTGAGTGAACGAAAAGCCTTTGATGAAACAAAAGCTGGTGTGAAAGGGCTTGTTGATGCAGGGGTCAAGAAAATCCCTACCTTATTCCATCGTCAACCTGACAAATTTGAGAAGGCCTCAAATTTAGGCAACCATGTTATTCCAGTCATAGACCTTGCAAGTATTGATAAAGATCCAACTTTGCGCCAAGAAATTGTTCACAAGCTCAGGGAAGCATCTGAAACATGGGGTTTCTTTCAGGTTGTGAATCATGGGATCCCTCTTAGTGTTCTTGAGGAGataaaaaatggggtgaaaAGGTTTTTTGAGCAGGATTCTGAAGTCACCAAAGGATTTTATACACGGGACAAAGTTAAATCCTTTACTTACAATAGCAACTTTGATATTTATAGCTCACCAGCACTCAATTGGAGGGATACTTTTACGTGTTACATGGCTCCTGATGCCCCCAAACCAGAAGATTTGCCTGTAGTGTGCag AGATATACTACTGGAATATGGAAAACACGTGATGAATCTAGCaactttactttttgagttGTTATCAGAAGCTTTGGGTCTGAATCCAAGCCATTTGAAAGATATGGGTTGTGCAGAGGGGCTTGTTGCTCTTGGCCACTATTATCCTGCTTGTCCTGAACCACAATTGACAGTGGGAACCACTAAGCATTCTGATGCTGACTTTCTCACAGTGCTTCTCCAAGACCATATTGGTGGCCTCCAAGTTCTTCATCAGAATGAATGGGTTAATGTGACCCCTGAATCTGGGGCTCTGGTAGTTAATGTTGGTGATTTTCTACAG ATTATAACAAATGACAGATTCAAGAGTGTTGAACATCGAGTACTCGCGAACCATGTTGGTCCAAGAATATCTGTTGCATGCTTTTTCTCCACAGGTCATAGATCTTCCTCAAAGCTCTATGGACCTATAAAGGAACTATTATCAAAGGATAACCCTCCAAAATACCGGGGAATCACAGTTGCTGACTATTCAGCCTACTTTGAGGAAAAAGGAATGGATGGTACTACTGCTCTTACACACTACATGCTTTGA